In a genomic window of Quercus lobata isolate SW786 chromosome 4, ValleyOak3.0 Primary Assembly, whole genome shotgun sequence:
- the LOC115984404 gene encoding putative disease resistance RPP13-like protein 1 translates to MAVFLGQALATSIIQVALDRLASHEVIDYCKGRKLNKKLLQNLEFVLLSANSVLIDAEEKQFTNSAVKKWLDELKDAIYVADDLLDEIATEALRSKSEAKLQTRTKKVWRFVSTLFDKKIQSKLENVLGVLQILIEQKKVHNLIEVAGGVPLPPRQLTTSCPEEYGVYGRDIDKEEIFKKLQLDNANGDEICVVPIVGMGGVGKTTLARLVYNDNRVKENFDLKAWVCVSDTFDSFRIAKTVLEEITSSNCDIHSLNLLQIRIRESLKGKKFLLVLDDVWNEEYIAWDKLVTMLRCGAKEIKIIITTRSENVATIVQPISIHHLMQLSDEECWLLFAKHAFKNGELNLDKELVGRKIVCKCKGLPLAAKAVGGMLQSKQDLREWNHILESDIWDLPEGESSILPALRLSYNYLPSHLKRCFTYCSIFPKDYEFSKEELVLLWMAEDLLLKPKGNGSMEEIGEQYFDELISRSFFQRSNNDELCFIMHDLFNDLAKFISGEFCFRLEIDNSHEITKKMRHLSYFPTKFVVPKKFKESYEAKNLRTFLGLKSPSTSNFRINFISTMEINDLLCTFKCLRVLSLSLYILINVLPDSVGNLKHLRYLNLNGTFIKGLPDSVCGLYNLQTLLLRNCCSLVELPTNMGRLVNLRHLDIRGTPLKGMPMHMGKLRSLQNLSALCVGKEKHSGSSIKELGELPHLSGSLCISNLENVYQTRDAKEVNLKDKKGLSELKLKWGSGHENYDSGQEREVLEQLCPHTNLKSLSIISYYGAEYPSWLGACSFSNMVSLKLDDCRYCSSLPPLGQLLALKELSIEGLGRVSCVDSEFYGDGCWATNKPFKSLEKLTFKWMPEWKEWFIFEGGVFPTLRELRIIGCPKLTGNLPSLLPSLSVIEIRYCPQLVASLPSPSALHELALMNCPELESFPEGGLPSNLQMLEIVSREKLFLRRMEWGLQSLHSLREIIIRYYGREVGSFPEEALLPTSLIRLDISFPHLTSLNGKGFQHLTLLKQLEILNCDNLQRLPEEGFPASLSILDIYKCPLLKKRYRRKNGKEWRKISHVPIIRIDRLEMLCRFSDTKCVNVEASDNSIQNQNDAS, encoded by the exons ATGGCTGTCTTCCTGGGACAAGCACTTGCCACTTCAATTATTCAGGTGGCACTTGATAGACTGGCTTCTCATGAGGTCATAGACTACTGCAAGGGAAGGAAACTCAATAAGAAATTGCTACAAAACTTGGAGTTTGTGCTGTTATCTGCTAATTCAGTGCTCATTGATGCAGAGGAGAAGCAATTTACAAACTCAGCTGTGAAAAAATGGCTGGACGAGCTTAAAGATGCTATTTATGTTGCAGATGACCTTCTGGATGAGATTGCCACTGAAGCCTTACGATCCAAGTCAGAAGCTAAACTCCAAACCCGCACTAAAAAGGTATGGCGCTTTGTCTCTACTTTATTTGACAAAAAGATACAGTCAAAGCTAGAAAACGTTCTAGGTGTATTACAAATACTCATAGAACAAAAGAAGGTCCATAATCTGATAGAAGTTGCCGGTGGAGTACCACTACCACCACGACAATTAACAACTTCTTGTCCTGAAGAATATGGTGTGTATGGTAGAGATATTGATAAGGAGGAGATATTTAAGAAGTTGCAATTAGATAATGCAAATGGTGATGAGATATGTGTTGTTCCTATAGTGGGCATGGGTGGGGTTGGTAAAACAACCCTTGCTCGGCTTGTATATAATGACAACCGAGTAAAGGAGAATTTTGATCTCAAagcatgggtttgtgtttcagACACATTTGATAGTTTTAGAATAGCAAAAACTGTTCTTGAAGAGATCACTTCGTCTAACTGTGACATTCATAGCTTGAATTTGTTACAAATTAGAATAAGAGAGAGCTTAAAGGGAAAGAAGTTTCTCCTTGTTTTAGATGATGTTTGGAATGAGGAATATATTGCTTGGGATAAGTTAGTTACAATGCTTAGATGTGGGGCAAAAGAGATCAAAATCATTATTACAACACGTAGTGAAAATGTTGCGACAATTGTGCAGCCTATTTCAATTCATCATCTAATGCAATTGTCTGATGAAGAATGCTGGTTGTTATTTGCAAAGCATGCATTTAAGAATGGAGAATTGAATTTAGATAAAGAACTAGTTGGTAGAAAAATTGTTTGTAAGTGTAAAGGTTTGCCTTTAGCTGCAAAAGCAGTTGGGGGTATGTTGCAATCTAAACAAGACCTAAGAGAGTGGAATCATATTTTGGAGAGTGATATATGGGATCTACCAGAAGGTGAAAGTAGTATCCTTCCAGCTCTAAGATTGAGCTACAACTACCTCCCATCACATTTGAAACGATGCTTTACTTATTGTTCAATCTTTCCAAAGGATTATGAATTTTCAAAGGAGGAGTTAGTCTTGTTGTGGATGGCAGAAGATTTATTGTTGAAACCCAAGGGAAATGGAAGCATGGAAGAAATAGGTGAACAATACTTTGATGAGCTAATATCGAGATCATTTTTTCAACGATCAAATAATGATGAACTATGTTTCATAATGCATGACCTTTTTAATGACTTAGCAAAATTTATATCTGGAGAATTTTGTTTTAGGTTGGAGATTGATAACTCACatgaaattacaaaaaagatGCGTCATTTGTCATATTTTCCAACTAAATTTGTTGTCCCTAAGAAATTTAAGGAGTCTTATGAAGCTAAGAATTTGCGAACATTCTTGGGACTAAAATCGCCATCTACGTCAAATTTCAGGATTAATTTTATATCAACAATGGAGATAAATGATTTGTTATGCACATTTAAATGTTTACGAGTATTATCATTGTCTCTCTACATATTAATAAATGTGTTGCCCGATTCTGTTGGAAATTTGAAACACCTTCGCTATTTGAATCTTAATGGCACCTTTATCAAAGGCTTGCCTGATTCTGTGTGTGGTTTGTATAATTTGCAAACCTTGTTATTGAGAAATTGTTGTTCCCTCGTAGAGTTGCCAACAAACATGGGAAGACTCGTAAACTTACGTCACCTAGATATAAGAGGGACCCCTTTGAAAGGGATGCCAATGCACATGGGTAAATTAAGAAGTCTTCAAAATTTAAGTGCTCTTTGtgtgggaaaagaaaaacatagtgGGAGTAGCATTAAAGAGTTAGGAGAGCTTCCACATCTTTCTGGATCATTGTGTATATCAAACTTGGAAAACGT TTATCAAACAAGAGATGCAAAGGAGGTTAATTTGAAGGATAAGAAGGGCTTGTCAGAGTTGAAGTTGAAATGGGGAAGCGGTCATGAGAACTATGATTCAGGACAAGAAAGAGAAGTGCTTGAGCAGTTGTGTCCTCATACGAACTTGAAATCTCTCTCCATCATATCTTATTACGGTGCAGAATATCCAAGTTGGTTAGGAGCATGTTCATTCTCTAATATGGTGTCCCTAAAGCTTGACGATTGTAGATACTGTTCCTCCTTGCCTCCACTTGGGCAGCTACTTGCCCTTAAGGAACTCTCAATTGAAGGTTTGGGCAGAGTATCATGTGTGGATAGTGAGTTCTACGGGGATGGCTGTTGGGCAACTAATAAGCCATTCAAATCCCTAgaaaaattaacatttaaatGGATGCCAGAGTGGAAGGAATGGTTTATATTTGAAGGCGGAGTTTTCCCAACCCTCCGAGAGCTTCGCATTATCGGATGTCCCAAGCTTACGGGAAATCTGCCCAGTTTACTTCCTTCTTTAAGTGTAATTGAAATTAGATATTGTCCCCAGCTTGTTGCTTCACTTCCTAGTCCTTCGGCTCTTCATGAATTGGCCTTGATGAATTGTCCAGAACTGGAATCATTTCCTGAAGGGGGTTTGCCCTCCAATTTACAAATGCTTGAAATTGTGTCGCGCGAGAAACTCTTTCTCAGACGCATGGAGTGGGGTTTACAGAGTCTTCACTCTCTCAGAGAAATTATAATTCGGTATTACGGCAGAGAAGTGGGTTCCTTTCCGGAGGAGGCGTTGTTGCCCACTTCTCTTATCCGCCTCGACATTTCATTTCCACATCTGACATCACTCAATGGCAAGGGATTTCAACACCTTACCTTGCTTAAACAGTTGGAGATTTTGAACTGCGATAACCTCCAGCGCTTACCAGAAGAGGGCTTTCCCGCCTCCCTTTCTATTCTAGATATTTATAAGTGCCCTTTACTAAAAAAGCGGTATCGGagaaagaatggaaaagaatggcgCAAAATTTCTCATGTCCCCATCATAAGGATTGACCGT CTAGAGATGCTCTGTAG GTTTTCAGACACAAAATGTGTGAATGTTGAGGCCTCAGACAATAGTATACAAAACCAA AATGATGCCTCATAG
- the LOC115984304 gene encoding clustered mitochondria protein-like, translating into MRMLRIVLIPKQEISDLFLTLCLHQDIAEDEENVRKVSSYLTNVVLPKFVQDLCTLEVSPMDGQTLTEALHAHGINVRYIGKVADGTKHLPHLWDLCSNEIVVRSAKHILKDVLRDVGDHDIAPAISHFFNCFFGSIQAVGSKVVANNMQSRTHKKDQGGHQSSGKPSKGQGRFNGGASARMN; encoded by the exons ATGAGAATGTTAAGGATTGTGCTTATTCCCAAGCAAGAAATATCTGATTTGTTTTTGACCCTTTGCCTTCACCAGGACATagcagaagatgaagaaaatgtaAGGAAAGTGAGTTCATATCTTACAAATGTTGTGCTTCCAAAGTTTGTACAAGATCTTTGCACGCTTGAAGTTTCACCTATGGATGGACAAACATTAACTGAAGCGCTCCATGCTCATGGAATTAATGTTCGCTATATTGGAAAA gtggctgatgggacaaaacATTTACCACATTTGTGGGATCTTTGTTCTAATGAGATTGTTGTTAGGTCTGCAAAGCACATCCTCAAG GATGTTTTGAGAGATGTAGGGGATCATGATATTGCGCCAGCTATATCACATTTCTTCAACTGCTTTTTTGGAAGTATTCAAGCTGTTGGCTCAAAAGTTGTTGCCAATAATATGCAGTCCAGAACCCACAAAAAG gaCCAAGGAGGCCATCAATCTTCAGGAAAGCCTTCTAAGGGGCAAGGAAGGTTTAATGGTGGGGCGTCTGCAAGGATGAATTAA
- the LOC115984068 gene encoding uncharacterized protein LOC115984068, giving the protein MTSAGPVSEGPCRLLTHKDYAVGEVGSLIKPTDIEPCDQVGTEELGASALFDLTRALVRVKALQDRCVAKEGVVTRVRSHNKSLMNQQAQYKDAVRTLNTELQEVKEKLTESSSRSDKLQEEVTALGEKLQTAGADAIRDFKASQAFFDSCGEYYGTGFEDCLQQVASAYPELDLSGITMGDGDDSLRQSTPRRDDSVVLAQPAANPAASDSPAVIVDADGKNADVPAP; this is encoded by the exons ATGACTTCTGCCGGTCCCGTCAGCGAGGGCCCCTGCCGTCTCCTGACTCACAAGGATTATGCCGTCGGGGAGGTTGGGTCCCTGATTAAACCGACGGATATTGAACCTTGTGACCAGGTGGGGACGGAGGAACTAGGGGCGTCAGCCCTTTTTGACCTTACCAGG GCCTTGGTTCGTGTCAAGGCCCTTCAAGATCGTTGTGTGGCGAAGGAGGGGGTCGTCACTCGAGTCCGCAGTCACAATAAAAGCCTGATGAACCAGCAAGCTCAGTACAAGGATGCCGTCCGTACCCTCAACACGGAGCTGCAAGAAGTTAAGGAGAAGCTGACGGAGAGCAGTAGTCGGAGTGATAAACTCCAGGAAGAGGTGACGGCGCTGGGCGAAAAGCTGCAGACGGCGGGGGCTGACGCGATCAGAGATTTCAAAGCGTCGCAGGCTTTCTTTGACTCGTGTGGCGAATATTATGGCACCGGGTTTGAAGACTGCCTTCAGCAAGTCGCGTCGGCCTACCCGGAGTTGGATTTATCCGGGATCACCATGGGTGATGGAGACGACAGCCTCCGTCAGTCTACTCCGAGGCGCGACGACAGCGTGGTCCTGGCCCAGCCTGCTGCTAATCCTGCTGCTTCTGATTCTCCTGCTGTGATTGTGGATGCTGACGGCAAGAATGCTGATGTTCCTGCCCCTTAG
- the LOC115984303 gene encoding LOW QUALITY PROTEIN: AAA-ATPase ASD, mitochondrial-like (The sequence of the model RefSeq protein was modified relative to this genomic sequence to represent the inferred CDS: inserted 1 base in 1 codon) — protein MMMMGETWSQLGSLIATAMFLWAIFDKYFPQHLRSLILSHAKKLTSFVYPYIQIKFPEFTGEYLKRSEAYAAIETYLSSKSSSEAKXLKAVVVKDSSQPVQLSMDENEEVTDEFEGMKVWWGVKKIPPRTQSFSFYPEMEEKRYYKLTFHKSHRETLCGKYINHVLQEGKAITVRNRQRKLCINNPSQNWGGYRSTKWSHVTFEHPASFDTLAMDSKKKEEIINDLIKFREGKEYYAKIGKAWKRGYLLYGPPGTGKSSMIAAMANYLNYDIYDLELTTVKDNTELRRLLIETTSKSIIVIEDIDCSLDLTGQRKKKKEQEKDEEKKDPASKMAKGEEESSSKVTLSGLLNFIDGLWSACGGERIIVFTTNYVEKLDPALIRRGRMDMHIEMSYCGFDAFKVLAKNYLDVDSHELFATIDHLLEETDMTPADVAENLMPKSQNEDAETCLKKLIEAIKTAKEEATKKAEEEARLKAEKEEKEKQEATQEEAKVDESLAKDVKENGFDVVKDDKTLGKEVKEKGVTA, from the exons atgatgatgatgggggAAACATGGTCTCAACTAGGCTCACTGATTGCAACCGCAATGTTTCTTTGGGCCATTTTTGACAAATATTTCCCTCAACATCTTCGTAGCCTAATCCTAAGTCATGCTAAGAAATTGACTAGTTTCGTGTACCCTTATATCCAAATTAAGTTCCCTGAATTCACTGGCGAGTATCTTAAGCGCAGTGAAGCCTATGCTGCCATTGAAACATACCTCAGTAGCAAGTCCTCCAGCGAAGCTA ATCTTAAAGCAGTAGTTGTCAAAGACAGCAGTCAACCTGTACAACTGAGCATGGACGAGAACGAAGAAGTTACAGATGAATTTGAAGGCATGAAGGTTTGGTGGGGTGTAAAGAAAATCCCCCCAAGAACACAGTCATTTTCTTTCTACCCAGAGATGGAGGAGAAGAGGTATTACAAGCTCACTTTCCATAAATCTCACCGAGAAACTCTCTGTGGGAAATACATCAATCATGTCCTGCAAGAAGGAAAAGCAATAACGGTGAGAAATCGACAAAGGAAGCTGTGCATCAACAATCCTAGTCAGAATTGGGGTGGCTACAGATCAACCAAATGGAGCCATGTCACTTTTGAGCACCCAGCAAGTTTTGACACTTTGGCCATGGACtcgaagaaaaaggaagaaatcaTCAATGACCTTATTAAGTTCAGGGAGGGAAAAGAGTATTATGCTAAGATTGGCAAGGCCTGGAAGCGTGGCTATCTTCTCTATGGTCCTCCCGGAACTGGTAAGTCTAGCATGATTGCTGCTATGGCTAACTACTTGAACTATGATATCTATGATCTTGAATTGACGACGGTTAAGGACAACACGGAGCTGAGGAGGCTTTTGATCGAGACGACAAGTAAGTCTATTATTGTGATTGAAGATATTGATTGCTCACTTGATCTTACGGGTcaacgaaaaaagaaaaaggagcaagaGAAGGATGAAGAAAAGAAGGACCCCGCTAGTAAAATGGccaaaggagaagaagaaagtagTAGTAAGGTCACTCTCTCTGGTTTGTTGAATTTTATAGATGGGCTTTGGTCAGCTTGTGGGGGAGAGAGGATCATTGTTTTCACCACTAATTATGTGGAAAAGCTTGATCCGGCTCTCATTAGGAGGGGACGTATGGACATGCACATAGAAATGTCCTATTGTGGCTTTGATGCATTCAAGGTTCTTGCCAAGAATTATTTGGATGTTGACTCACATGAATTGTTTGCGACCATTGACCATTTGTTGGAGGAAACCGATATGACTCCTGCTGATGTTGCTGAGAATTTGATGCCTAAGTCACAGAATGAAGATGCTGAGACTTGTTTAAAGAAATTGATTGAAGCTATTAAGACGGCCAAAGAGGAAGCAACAAAGAAGGCTGAGGAAGAGGCACGGTTAAAGgcagagaaagaagagaaagagaagcaaGAAGCTACTCAAGAAGAGGCGAAAGTTGATGAGTCTTTAGCTAAAGATGTCAAAGAGAATGGTTTTGATGTTGTGAAAGATGACAAGACATTGGGTAAAGaggtgaaagaaaaaggagtCACCGCCTGA